The genomic region CTGGGATTGTACATAAAATCAATTAAGCAAAAGAAAATTTGTtgtctttatttattttcattgtaataattagaagttgaatgggTTGAAATTAAAGCCTGTGGAAAGCGCCAGGGAAGGTCCTTTGGTCCTCTCTCTGTATGCAGTTCCCAAGAGATTTTGGAGCACTTGGGGAATGGGGTAGACAGGACCACTAGGCATTGGGGTTAGGGTTAGGGTTAGGGTTAGGAGGATTTAATATTTAAGGAACGGAAAAAGGCCTTTTATTTATTAACAACACCGACCTAATTAGTTTCTCCCACTAGATGTTGCAGTTGAATTCCCCAACCCgatattaaaaacatataatttttctAAACTACTTGATTAAATTGTACTGCTGTACATTTTTTAAGTGTGTTAATCCCGACATAGGAGGATAATATAAGTATACTGACGGAATTAAGCATAAATATAATGTGAATTAATTATTTCTGAAATgaacaaaagagaaaaagaagaggaAAATAACCCTTCTAGTGCTGACAATATTCTGTACATTAATTAAGTTTAGTAGTGATTAATGATTTCTATTCTGCAGGACAAATCCATGAATCAAGGGTACCTTCAGTTCTTGAAGAAACGGTGTCCAATCCCTTGTCATGGTGGAATGCTGATGAGGACGCTGAGTAGTTCATTTTGCAGCTGTTAACTCTTTGTGAATTATGACCAGTATTACCATAACTCCCATCTAAAGGCCTCAAATGCTCTTGGTTCCCATCGTTCAAGCCAACCCCATGACTTTGTAAGCCACCGACGCCTGCACTACCATGACCATGGCTCAACCCCAGTTCATCAATGGAAGGCATGGCTGAGCTTCCCTGGGACTTCAGACCGAAACCAGGCAAATTAAGAGATGGGTGTAACGGAGGAGGGTCTAGAAAGGACTGGAACGATAGTATGGGGGTCTGGTTCTGCAAGTTTGATATATTATGAGGCTCCTTTAGTAAGCCTATATCACCAGGGAGTTGATAGTTACTAGAACTAGGATTGAAAGCAGTAGGATTAACGGAGGAATCGCTTGTAGTACTGGTAATATTAGCAGCATCAAGTAAAGAAGAAGATGAGGATACAAATGGAGTCGTCTGAACCCTTTTAGCCGAGGGACGTAAAGGGTAGAGAGAAGCTAAAGGTTCCAAATGACTGGACCGTGAGCCAGATCCAAAAAGGTCCAGCCTTCGAGAATATGATGAACCTGAAAATGGTGGTGCAGGTATTCCAGTGAATTCTTGCACCATTGCTCTAAAGTTGGTTGTGTCGGTGGTGAGAACTGTAGTTGGTGCTCTCCTTGACGCTCTTGTTCGTTTCTTGGGGTTCTTTACAACACTTGTTTTCTGATCCGACTGTGTTGAAGATCTAACACCATTCTCATGAACTGCTGTTGATTGCATCGATGTTGTGCTTGGAAATGAACCTTGATTAAATCCTTGTGAACCTATGATAGACTGGCTTGATAACGATGAGCCTGGTAGGTTATTAAATTCAATACGGTTGGGTTCGGATCTCATACTCATTCGAGGCCTAACACCATCAAAATTTAGCAGTGAATTTCTTGGTTGAGATTGAGAGAATTGGTTGAAATAATTTAGCGAAGGAATAGGATCAAAGAAAGTGAGTGGCTGGTTTAAGTGGTGGACAAGTGACGGTTGTTGATTTGACAAGGGATTAAAATGGCTTGAAGCGTTCAAAAAAGCTGCGACTGACTCAGGCCTTGAGTCATACTCTTCATCACCACCACTTGAAGATTGCATACTACTACTGTTACCAGAATCCATAGCGAGAACTTTGATTATAATATCTttgaaaggaaataaaaaaaatatagttAAAGCGATTATGAAGACACTAGAAAAGTAGGCAAgaaatgaatgaaaagaaaatacaTCTTTCTAAAACAGCATTGAGAAAGTTGCCATGTTCTTAGAGGCTAAAGCTTCCCAATTCCTCTGATATCGACCCTGATCTTTCCTTTTGATTTTCACCCAAATAAGATAACTTTCTATGATAGTTTCTAAACATAAGCAACAACGTTTCTTTTTTTTCCCTCTTCTTCTTATTGCTTCCTTACCCAATACGATGGATGATCTGAATTAGGTTTTTTGGAGTaggaaaaaagagaaaagaaaggagatgAAAGGCTATTTAAACTTTGTATTTTGATTGAAAAATAGATGGGAGACAAGGGTCTCTCATCAAACAAATGTTTTCAGCTAAGAAATCTTAACAAGATAGTGCGGGGTGGGGTAGCCATCGGAGAAGAGAAAAGAGGTGGCGGTGGCTGGCAACGGGTCAAACTCAAATGAATGAGATGTTGGAGAAAGAGGGGTTGGCTTAATAATATATGCTCATTGCTATATTAATGTGAATGTAAGAAAAGTATAAGTTACATTAATTTTAAAGATAGTATGAAATAgagttattatattttttaatagtttttatgatacattaatatttttatattaaattttaagattttaatttaaattaatttttatcaagatgagaatgttaaaatttaaaataaaaatattgatatagcataaaattaataaaaaatatataaataacataACGTTATTGTTTGATATAATcattttcataataataatatggCTTTACTAAAAAACCGAATTTAAGAAAAATCCTTTTCTTATCCAGCTTTAGCTTAATAAACACTATTGGTATTATAACAATGAAGACATATTTAAGCACATTTAAAAACAGTTTTTTCTCTTATATAAGAATTGATAAGAATTATAGATCAAAGTGAATATTGTatacaaaatttaattaaaaactaaagatggcatatttatttttttaagaaaacgTTTTTTCTTTATGTAAgaattgataaaaatttaattaaaaactaatTTTGTTGACAAAAGAATTTTAAACCGTAATACTAAACTAGAATTATGAGCATCTTAAAATATTTTAGATAAACTACAAAAATGGTTATTAAACTATTATCTTCCTTTTAttttagttactaaattattatttttaatttagttattaaactTTTGAAATcaatattttggtcactcaaagATTTGCATATTTTTGGTCTACTAACAAATTTAGCTTTCCAATGTTTACACATTATATTAATTTGATCCTAGatataaaatattcaacaaaattagccctcaatgtttacaaaatttttcattttagtctgaATTCTAAAAAAAACTCTATAAAATTaaccctcaaaatttacaaaatttgttaatttagttctaattctaaaaagtcaataaattaattttgggtcttttacaaaaattaataatttaagctTCTTAACCCAAAAATCTTAGCTTtaggtttataattta from Gossypium arboreum isolate Shixiya-1 chromosome 1, ASM2569848v2, whole genome shotgun sequence harbors:
- the LOC108465067 gene encoding uncharacterized protein LOC108465067; its protein translation is MDSGNSSSMQSSSGGDEEYDSRPESVAAFLNASSHFNPLSNQQPSLVHHLNQPLTFFDPIPSLNYFNQFSQSQPRNSLLNFDGVRPRMSMRSEPNRIEFNNLPGSSLSSQSIIGSQGFNQGSFPSTTSMQSTAVHENGVRSSTQSDQKTSVVKNPKKRTRASRRAPTTVLTTDTTNFRAMVQEFTGIPAPPFSGSSYSRRLDLFGSGSRSSHLEPLASLYPLRPSAKRVQTTPFVSSSSSLLDAANITSTTSDSSVNPTAFNPSSSNYQLPGDIGLLKEPHNISNLQNQTPILSFQSFLDPPPLHPSLNLPGFGLKSQGSSAMPSIDELGLSHGHGSAGVGGLQSHGVGLNDGNQEHLRPLDGSYGNTGHNSQRVNSCKMNYSASSSAFHHDKGLDTVSSRTEGTLDSWICPAE